A stretch of DNA from Zootoca vivipara chromosome 16, rZooViv1.1, whole genome shotgun sequence:
ctccttcaggtatactgaagacCATTTGTTAATGCACTAACAGAAAAATCAATGTAAGGCAATGACTGTTGTTGATaaaactactgtacagtatagaaAGGATCGGTAGGATTAAGCTGGCATGTAAGAAGTTTATGGTTGTGTTTCTTTCTTACTTGTCCCAGAAGTCCATAGCTGGAGGAAGAAGTGGATGTATTTGATGGTTTTTAATGATGGTTTTTAATGAGATCTAAAAATTCTCACCAGGCTACTATTAAGAACCTGGCTTTTGCCTTTCCATTTAGGGATCTGATATGCCATGTAAGTTTTTTCTTGAAGAGCAAAGTTCCGAACCTTATTCCATCAATCTGTAATACTGGTATCAGAAAATGACTTACATCGTTGAGTTATAGGTAGTCTTGCTGTGAGaatcaggaaggtaaacagcacttTGGATTTAATGTCCTCATTCATTCCCACAAATATAAAAAGTAAATCAAGTTTTGGAGAGAACTGAATACTGtctttaatttgttgttgttatttagttgtttagtcgtgtccgactcttcgtgaccccatggactatagcacgccaggcactcctgtcttccactgcctcccgcagtttggtcaaactcatgtttgtagtttcaagaatactgtccagctatctcgtcctctgtcgtccccttctccttgtgccctccatctttcccaacatcagggtcttttccagggagtcttctcttctcatgaggtggccaaagtattggagcctcagcttcaggatctgtccttccagtgagcactcagggctgatttccttcagaatggagaggttagaccttcttgaagtccatgggactctcaagagtctcctccagcaccataattcaaaagcatcaattcttcggcgatcagctctcacttccatacatcaccactgggaaaaacatagctttaactagacggacctttgttggcaaggtgatgtctctgctttttaagatgctgtctaggtttgtcattgcttttctcccaagaagcaggcgtcttttaatttcatgactgctgtcaccatctgcagtgagtctttaatttaaaatgtttaaatttcTAGAGATATCTCAAACTGTATTTGTTAAACTTttggacattcccaccacatatgactATGTGCCCCATTGACAACATTTTGGTTCTGTGATCATAGTAGAatttatgttttgcttttccaTCAATCCCAGATTTGTTTTACCTGGTGATGATCTGCTGCTCTTGGCTTCAGGAGGGAACCTTTGGTAGGTATATTGGATTTGGGTCTCCTGCTCATTAGCACTTGAGCAAACGAATATCCTGGTTCGATGGTTGTGTTGTGGtggcatgaatcatagaatcacagaaccataCAGTTGTAGAATTGAAAGGGCCTTGGACAGCAGAGGCATAGTGGGGGCTGGGGGCAGAGGCGCCATGGCCCCGGGTGCACAATTTTGAGGGGGCGCAACAAGACACCCCCACAACGGGTTCCCTCATCAAcgcctttggccctgcccacacCAACATCTGGCTCCCAGAAAGTTGCCCACAATGGAATGTGGTCTTTGGGCTCGAAAAAAGTTCCACATGTCTGATATCGGAGGTGCAGACTTTCCTTCTACAGAAGCCCAAAACCTCATTCACAAATGGGTCATGTTTCCTCTGTCTACCTTCTGTGTAATCCGACATCTTATGTCACCAGAATCCACAGCTGAACTCTCTTTTAGAATGTCTCCCATACTTTGCCAAATCATATTTGCCAAATCATCCAAATGAactatgtgggcaggagctgcagtctttaataaaaacatttgcaataaacagaaaaaataaatgaatggtaataataataataataataataataataataataataataatggtcagCCAGAGTATACAATAAATAACATTAAATGGTGGcactaataaatataataaataaaaataaataaatagtaacaacagttctaaaatataaatatCATCTTCACAGCATTGCAAGAtaagaaataatttaaaaactaGCATCCATTTGTAGACTTCTAAAGGAATAATGTGAGTTGGAATGTTGCAGCATAATGCtatcctttcccccaccctcagATTTGGAAACTTTGGCACCACATGCAACCTTTCCGAATAACAAATCACGAACTCTTTGCTATTACAAGGTATGCCAAATtatggaattgttttaaagacTGTGAGCCGAGTTCTGCTCATGGAAACTCCAACTCTTAGAGGAGGTCTTGAAAGTGATTTTCACACGTTTCCTCTTCCTGTGCCTGGCTCTCAAATCTCACAttccccctccagagcaggataggAGGTGACAAGTGGGAATTGGGCAAAGATCACTTTAAGGAACTGATGCATCCATCTAATGATACTTGAGACGAGCTGCAGTACGAGGAGAGGCTGTGTCCGAGACTCTTCCAGCTGCACAATTTCTGGGGCTTTCTCCTACTTTTTAACCATTATCTACTCTGCAAGGCTTCATAGTAGCCCTGCATATTTAAAAGCCACATCTTAAAAGTAGTGAAACAGTGCTGAagagatgatgaagaagaggaagcagtTCTTTTGCTTTCGAGGAATGCGTTGACGATGAAAGAGAGCGAAAGCTGAAATATTTGGATGCCCTCTTCAAGTTGCAGTTTCATTCTGCTGCTTTCATTGCATCACTGGTGGCAGGTTAAGCTGGAACAAAGAAAAGAAGTGATTAATTAAACATCCCCTGTTCAGTTTGTGATAGTTTCCCTTTAAAAGCCTTTATTTCAAATATGGAACATTCTGAACCACAAGAAACTAGATTTTTGAATACTGGCTTCTCAGAACATTCAGAAAATGGAACGATGGTTTTCTGCAAAGCCTCGAACGAGTGAACCTGGGAACAATTTAAAGGAGAAAATATTCCTCTTGTGCCTATGACATTTATGCAACTCTCTAACTTTATTTAGATAGTATTAAGACTTGATATTGAATTGCCCCTAACAGAGATGGATGCAATGTGTCAGGATTGTACTGCATTCCTTTATGCAAGACCAGATAAAACATTGCATGAAGATTCTGGGCTAAGTTGCCCTATGGAGGATATCTGTCACTCAGCAGCATTGAATGTTCTGTCCTAGCAATTTGTAATAAAACTTTATTTTGCCATGCTCTCGGTTTCAGAAAACCAGGGATGCCCTTTTCCAACCAAATGTATTTCAAGCTAGCAGAAACAGACTATTCTGGGTGGAATAAATGTTTTCAAGAAATTAACAGAGAAACCCTTGCAAAGCGGGGCACAACTCAAGCAGTGGGGAGAACTTGACTAGGAAGAGAAGAGGTCCTCATTCTACACGCTCCTGAATGTGATGAAAATCATCCTTACTGCGTGGACGCACAGGAGTTGTATTTCTGAATGCTCATTCATTTAAGTGGAAGCCTTTGaaaactacaattctcaccaATCCCTGTACCAATGGATACTCCTGGGCATTATTCTGAAATCTACAAAATTCTCACTATTTGTTCCTAAATATAGAATCATTTTCTGAAAGTACCTGCATTCCCTGTCCTTTTGAGGAGTTGGTCGATCAGCAGAAAACATTGCCGGACTTCCATCTGGACAATTTCCCAGGCACACAGGCTGTACCCTTCATCTTTCAGGTAGTGGTTGAGTCTCCTGAAGTAGCTTTTCACCTGCTGTCGGATGCTGTTGCCCCCCTCTGCGCCCAAGCACCGCCCCAGGTTCTCAATGTCCTGGTGCAGCCCAGCCTGGAAACCAGCTATGGAAGTCTCGCCCCAGTCCATTGCGCTGTGGTTTTGCCTGAAGATGTGGAGGGTCTGCTGGAGGATTTCTTGTGCGGCTGCTTTGGCCTCCTCCCCCTGGATTTCGTGGCTGTGGATTCCTTCGTTGTTTGAGAAATTGGCCACATGGCCGATGCATTGGAGCGGAATTGTGGATCCCATCTTGCTGTTGAGAAGCTTCAAGTTGTCTTTATTTAGCCAGCTGCGAAGTTGGCTGCAGTCCTGAGATGAGATTTCAGTGGAGCAGAGCATCATCACTAGGCCAAAACAGAGAAGCCACCCCTTTGAGATCATGGTGGAGATGAAGGAACGTGGTCTTTGCTGGAGCGCTGAGGGAGATGCTCTGGAGTCTGTTCCATCTTTGAGCCATGTCCCTGTATTTAAATGCTCAGTGGCTGaagttttcttttgtctttttcacTTTTGGTGGGAATGGGCTTCCTCCTTTTCAAAATACTCTAGTTTCAGGTTTTTTCCCTTCCCTATGAATTTTTAAATCACACAGGACCATAAGTGATTTTGAAGATTTTGAAAACAGGTGTTTTGTTGTTGAAAAGGAACTTAAATTAATGTGAAATACATTCTTCTTGGTCCCTTACGCTGTTTACATCTATTGCATCAAATTGATAGAGTTGAAATGTCTCATGATGTGAAAATGATTAGGATCCTGGCATAAAGAGAATTTTTACAACCCTCTACCCAATGGTTGTGATCTGGGGAAGGGGGACCCATGCTTGCAATTTGTATTTTACAAAGGCACCCTGCACTTCAAGGCACAGATGGGTAGCTAATGTTGAGTTCGACCCTTGACTTGAAGGTGCCATCCTGGACACACATGTTTATGTCAAGTGTCTCCTAGTTTTTCATTGATTGAGGCAAAATCAATGGGGCACATTATAGTAGACTCAGAACTAGGGTTGGACAGAACACAGTGCTCTAAATGTTGTGTAGATCACTCCCCCTCTCAGTAATCATTTGAAGAGTGGAAAGGATAGATTATTTTAAATCCATGGTTTGTATCTTGAATATGCCTACCCCCATGAATATTGAAATTGATGTTAAATTCAGCCTTTCCTATTCAGTTCCTGATCCTTATAAAATATgttcaatttctctctctctctctctctctctctctctctctctctctctctctctctctctgccatattCTTATGCCATTTAAACGCAATATTTCTAAAGGAAATATATTATCTATTAATTGATCGATCGATCACTTCCCTTGAAGCATTTCTTCAACATTACGCTGTTTAAGTTGCGTTATTTTCTTCAGCTTTCATAATATCATCTTCATATAAAGAGAACAATATGCCTTAACTGAAGTGTGGTGCATCAATAAACTGATTGAGACCTTTCAACTACAACCACGAGTATGATCTTTCCCACTGGCTAGGCTTTTCTCCCAGTCTTGCTGGATTCCTAATCAGCAAATCTGAACTCTGATTAGAGGACCCAATTAACATTGGTTCCGGTTTTAGtcttcttttaaatgtatttgcctTCGTATGTGTTTTTAACTATTTCTGTATAATCTTATGCCTAAATAGCCTTGAGATAgttgtttagaaggcaattaatagaTTATGGTGGTGTTTTGGCTAGAATGAATGATCCATAAAGAGTCCCCAATAATTCAGTGGTATGTGCAATGGGCTCAGATATCATGGTCAAAGGCTCTGCTTTTCTAGGATTTCCAAAGGTATGTAGAGAACCTTACACCCAGAAAGAATACAAGTTATATGGAAAGGCTCAACTGAGTGTTGCCCAGTCCCAAGCAATCTTGCATACATTGTAAGCAGTTTAAATGTCTGCCTAGGGTAACAACTGCTTATGGTATGGGGGCTGTAGTGATGCAAAAGTGACACACCACAAATCAAATACTATAGACAGGATATTCATATCACTTcaaatacaaaaacaacagaGTGGAGCCACACATTCAGCCAAGTGATGAACCAAATGATACTCATGTATGTTTTAATAAGCCGTAAGCATTTCTGAGAGCAATATGAGATCATGTTCTTCCTCATGGGTTAGCCTCATCTTTGGGTTGATATGCAAAATTCAAGTAGTCTGCAATTTCGAATGCAAACTGATGAAACTGATAAAATGAATTTGAAAAGAAGAGAGtcaacaggcaagaaaatttgATTTTTCATTAACAGCATAAATCATTATCATATCAATTCTAGGTCTGAATTGATGAAAATAAAAGTCAGTTTTCCAAATACTGACATCCCAACAGAAAGCAGGATTTCTGGTCCTGTCTGCATAATTATAAATTGTActtagaaagagaaagtggaagTAGGGTATTTTCAGAAGGGGTAGAAAACCACAAAGAACTAGAAAGCACAAAAGAAAACTGCATTCCCCAACCATTTAAATACATGGTTCAAAGATGGAACAGACTTCAGAACATCTTCCTCAAGACACAGTCTTCCAGATTCAGCGCTCTACCAAAGACCACATTCCTTCATCTCCACCATGATCTCCAAAGGATGGTTGCTGCATATAGGCCTAGTGATGCTTTTCTTCTCCAAAATCTCATCTCTGAACTGTAACCAGTTTCACAGCTGGCTACATGAAGCCAACAAGGCCAACTTGGAGCTTCTGAAGAACAAAATGGGAACAACCATTCCTATTCAATGCATAGGAGAGGAAATGGACGTCTCAACGAATCAGGAAATCTTCCTGAACATCGATAAAGTCCAGGCGGAGAATGCCAAGGCAGCTATACAAGAGATCCTCCAGCAGACTCTGCACGTCTTCACACAAAACCATACTGAAATGGGTTGGGATGGCAATTCCACTACGGCTTTCCAGACTGAACTGGACCAGCAAATTAAGAAGCTGGAAACATGTTGGAGTGCAGAGCTGGAGCATGGAGTGCAGAGCCCCACATCTCCAAGAGGTCAGAAAACTCTGCTCACCAGACTGAGAGTGAAAAGATACTTCCAAATACTCCACGATCTCCTGAAAGATAAAGAGTACAACATGTGTGCTTGGGTGACTGTCCAGATCCAGATCAGGCAATGTTTTGTGCTGATGGATCGACTCATCAAAAGGATCTCTAATGAAGGTACTCTAAGAAATGTTCATAATGAAGGTACTCTAAGAAATGTTCATAATTCTTCTTGAATAACTTTTTGATTTCCTCAGAATTCTGTTGACTTAGGCTTTCTTCCTTGTTGCTGCAGAAATATACTTTATCTGCCAGGTGATGCTATGTGGATGGGGACACTGCACAAAAGAACAACGTGGGTGGGGCAGATTGTGTGGGTTTTCACATACTACCCACCCTCTGTTCGCATCATGGAGGGACCACCTGTGTGGTCCACAGCATTGTATTCTCAGGCAGGACCAGCAACAAGGGAGCGCATCTATCAAAAGAAGATTCATTGCAGAGGAATTGGTTGACCAATCTTTAATCCAGACTCACACATTTCCCACATGTATCTTTCTAAAGCCAATCAATACCTTTTAAGGAAACTATGGGTCAATGTTCTGAATCATCTCAACCTTGGTTTGCTCCCTTCTAGTCATAAGCAGCTGAGCACAGAAACGTTTCAAACGCGTGAGGAATGTTCatgtcttctcttcttcctttcagCTTAACCTGCCATTGGTGAGGCAACAAAAATAGCAGAAGGAAACTGCAAGCCAAAGAGAGTGACCAGAAGATTCCACTTTCCCTCCATTGTCGCAGCGAAACATTGCTAGAAAGCCCAACAGCTGCTGTTTCCTGCTCTTCGTCATCTGTTACTAACTGTTTCCCTAAAACTAGCAGAAAACAATGAGATGGAATTTTGAAACATTCAGCCCCACATTGAAGCCTAACATGGAATGAGAAGAATGGAATTGGTGAATTTGGGAAGAAACTGTCAAGCTGGAAGTTTCTCTTAATCACTTTCCCCAGAATCTCTCACTGCTCTCATGGTCCATTGAGAGGATGCTCCAACAGGGTCCAAGAACCCTCCCATTTTTATATTGTAGTCAAGTTGCTGGTCAACTttgatatatgcatttatttattgcctttatttaataaattattatatttatatattatgttgttgttgttttttggacaCAATTCATTGGAAATCAAACACTGTTGAAACAGGTACATAGTTTCGGAAATGCAATATGCTGATAATTCTCATTGCAACCCCTAAACAAAGTCAGTTATTCTAATCAAATCACCAGAAAGCTGTGTAGAAAAATATGCTTCAATTATTTTCTGGGGTGTCTGTATCAAAAGTcagtcaggcacaggcaaacatggccctccagatgttttgagactacaattcccatcacccctgaccactggtcctgataacTAGGgtgctctattttttttaaaaaaaagcaaaccaacaaaccacATATTGGAGCtgaaataatgattttaaaagacaaatatttcaaaataaatatggaatattaattatttcttttccttcagcTCAACTTGCAATCAGTGATGCAATGAAAGCAGCTGAATGAATCTGTAGCTCAAAGAGAACAGCCGAATCATTCAATTTTGCTGGATTCCTGCAGGGACCTTCTTTAGAAAGTGAAGCAGCTACTGTTCTGCTTCTTTGGTTCTGAATTGTCTCAGAAAGTTAAAAATAATTAGATGCAATGTGACAATAAAGCCTTACTTAAGAGATAAAGGACCAAAACAAAATATACTTGCAAAGAGCTACACTCATTCCCAAAAGCAACACTCATTCCCAACAGACCCATCAATTTTCACTTACTTTACATATAATCAGTTGTTTCCAGGTGCTTAAAACTTTCAGCAAACACACTAACATTAAGTTAGttgtgcccattaatttcagtggttctgctctgagcacaggcatagctgccaagtaccccgttttctccgggaaaaccccgattttacttacctttacccggtggtcccccgtatcactttgtctcccatttttctccgttattttctcctgccggcggccattttttttctttccgatttgcccttctatgggcaccaaaaatggccaccgctgccttcaaaagccgcatctacgcatgtccggaagtgcatagacgcgacttccggtgtcggcggcggccatttttggtgcccatagatgggcgaagagacaccggaggttgcgttgacgcacttcctgacatgcgtacaagtgactttcgaagctggcggcggccatttttggtgcccatagaagggcaaagcgacaccggaagttacgtcaacgcaacttccggtgtcacacggctgccagtcccggattctgcagtccgggacttagaAGGTAAGAACACAGGTCTGTTCTCTTCTAAACTGTTAACTTTACCAACTAATGGAGCAATCTCTGAACTAGCTTGCCACAGCCCAACAACTGAAAACTAACAAGAACAGCCTATGGAATGTTGCAAAATGCAGCTCTTAACCATTCTTCATGGTATTGTCACTAGATGGTCAAGAGTGGTTGCCTCTCCTGCCCAAATTACATACCTCAAGCATTTGGAGGCCCAACTAAACATGCCACCATTCATGCAATTAACCCTTGTATGAATGGTTTTTGAGTTTGAATAGTTAAGTTCAGGACACCAATCCATATAGGGAACTTGGTAGCAGCAGAGGGCATTTAAGCTTTGCCCTCCCAATTTGGTTCCATCTAGATCACCTACCCAAACCTGCTGATCAGACTGGAAGGGAAGCTTGCCATGTTGCAAAAAGAGCAGAGTGCTCAAAAGAACACAGGTGTGAGTTTGGAACCTTCCACTTCCAATCTTTGCAATCAATGTGGAAACAGGGAGGTTGAGGGTGGTGTTTGTGCACATGACCCCACTGCCCTCTCCCTGCCTTTACTTTGAATGCCCGCAGAAGACTTAGCAGATGCTTGCCCAGGCTCACTGTTGGCTTGACCCAACAGGAAGGTTTACAACAGTCTGGAGTTCTTTGGCACGGCAATAGCACTTCCTTTTGCCACTGACAAATTCAGACCCCTGGATAGTTTCCTGACTCAAGCCCACCCATCCCAAGTCTGATTCTTGGTTTCTGGCTCCCACTTGATGGCTGCTGATGGGCCAGTCTGTTgtactataccaggcataggcaaccttggctctccagatgttttggaactacaactcccatgatccctgaccactggccctgttagctagggatcatgggagttgtagttccaaaatatctggagagccaaggttgcctatgcctgtactataCAGTAATTGACCCACACTTGTGTGCATGAAAGAGTTAACATGAGCCCTGAGCTCAAGTTGCCCGTGTTGGTATGGTTTAGCAGGCTTTCAGCAACCTCTGTTCCCACCCATTTTTCCCTTTTCATGCTTCTTGAAacaagcttcctccctccctccttccctttccttttccccttcccccttcccccttcccctttcccctttcccccttaccctttccctttcattccttccttcctccttcccttcccctccctttcccctttcccctttcccttgccctttcattccttccttccttccttctttcctttcctttcctctttccccctttcactattatatgcatgtacagtggtgcctcgcaagacgaatttaatttgttccgcgagtcaattcgtttttcaaaaaattcatcttgcgaatcgcagtttcccaaaggaatgcattgaaatttctttttttgcccataggaacacattaatcaaatttcaatgcattcctatgggaaaccgcgattcgcaagacgaattttttgcaaaacgaattcgtcttgcgagtcaccatcagatcgcaagacgcattcgtcttgcgaagaatttgtcttgcagggcattcgtcttgcaaggtaccactgtacccatatTGGGATCCCCAAAAGACAACACTTTAGCTTGAAAAATCTAAACGGCAGCTGATATAAATTGCTtacctttctgaaaataaaagtgagCTACAGCTAaggaggtgcactttcccatgcTCAGTTGGGGTAACCAACATCTTCTGAACTGGTGCAGTTCCCATTTCATTCTTTGCTTTAGCTTTCCTCTACCTTCAACgatagtattttattattattattttattgactgAAGACTTTTGCTGCTTCCGGCAGAGGAATTCTCTCAAGCTGTGGAAATTCCACAAGGCCTCCCCAAACTCAGCATCTGACACACTGAAAGTGAAATTTGACCAGAGAGAAATTAAGCACAGTCAAGAAGTATATGGACTGAAACCGTGagaaaaaccaaaactgacaagCAGAAAACAGAAATGATGACATCTCACTCCAGCAGATTACAAATGCTTTTATTCTGAAAACAAATTCCATGAGTCATCATCTGAAACACGTGCGGAAGAAACTCTTTAAGCCACAGCTCCCAACCACACATATGTGGGCACACGGCTCCCTGGATGGATTGTGTAATTATTTTGCAGAGATGGTACAGACAGAAAAACTAATAAATACCTAGCCTTgataaaacactgcaaaacaTTTTGATTAATTTTTTCCTAAGCTATATGCATACCCTGTTAATTGGATTTTATCTGGggtgtattgtattttaatttgccaTTGCCAGATCCCAATTTATTCCATTGAGCATAGTGGGAATTTAGCATTCCTAATTGAAAGAGAAAATGCTTTTCTTCTACTCTTCTGATTTTCCTGGCTCTGTTACAGTTAAATGTTCCTGCTTTTCAAATGTTAAACAAATACtaaacaaatactgtacttaaaaaaaaaaagtgatgaaGACCACCCTGTGAAGCCTTGTTGCAGGATTATAAAAGGAAAGTTAAACTACAGCAAGCAGAGCATGTTAAACTGGTTGGATTAGTTTGCCTCTCTAAAACCACATTGCAGGAAATCCAAATATGAAATAAGGAAATCTCAGAAAGAGCATCACGAGGGAGATAGAAATTGTTGG
This window harbors:
- the LOC118075235 gene encoding interferon alpha-2-like — protein: MFFLMDSALYQRPHSFISTMISKGWLLHIGLVMLFFSKISSLNCNQFHSWLHEANKANLELLKNKMGTTIPIQCIGEEMDVSTNQEIFLNIDKVQAENAKAAIQEILQQTLHVFTQNHTEMGWDGNSTTAFQTELDQQIKKLETCWSAELEHGVQSPTSPRGQKTLLTRLRVKRYFQILHDLLKDKEYNMCAWVTVQIQIRQCFVLMDRLIKRISNEGTLRNVHNEA